The Pyxidicoccus sp. MSG2 DNA segment CCTCGTCTTCTGGCACGAGCGCCTGCCGGAGTTGGCACGCACCGTGAAGGTGAAGAACGGAGAAACCGTCCAGGTGGACCTGGAGTGGGCGGCGGACCAGGTGAAGTAGGCCGGGGCCCTGCAACCGGGTGCGGGCGGCCCGGACGTATCCGGTGCGGAGTGACGGGGCCGACGAAATATTTTCGGCGCTCGACGTATAAGTGAGTGAGAAGCCGATTTTTAGATCCAGTTTCCGTTCTGGCGGAAATATTGCTATAAGAGTGGCGCCAACAAGAAGAAGGGGGGCCGAGTCATGCACCAGCCGAAGAAGCGGACGACTTTGACGAGCGACCTGAGCACGGTGGAGTCGCCCCGAAAGGCGGCCTCGCGACCGGTGGGCATGCAGGAGATGGGGCCCGGCCTCTACGAGCAGATCCGCCGGGCGCTCCTGGAGTTGAAGCCCGTCTCGGGAACCTGAGGGCGGCACGCGGTCCGGGGCGCTCCCGTCATGGGGGGCGCCTCCTGGGAAGCACGACAGCCATGTCCTGAAGAAAAGCGAAGGGGCTCCCGGCATGTGCCGTGGAGCCCCTCGGTGCTTCGGGACTAGATGTCTTCCTCTTCTGGCTCCGCGGCGGCCTCGTCGTCGTCGAAGGTCTCCAGTTCCTCCTCTTCCTCCTCACCCGCGGCGGCTGGCTCCTCCGGCTCGATGGGCTCGATGACCTTCGGGGCAGCGGCCAGACGGCCACGGCGTCCCTCGGGCTGAGGCTTGAGGGCCGGGCTCTCCCGCTGATCTGCCCCACACTTGGGGCAGAGCGGGTCCGGCTTCTTCATGTCGTAGAACTTCGTCTGGCACTTGTAGCAGACGTACTTCGTTCCAAGATCCTTCGCCGGCATTCGCCACCTTTGGAAAGGCCAGTGGAGACACGAGAGGGCGGCTGAATAGTTGGGCTGTCGGGCAGAGTCAACCTGTGGTTTGCGCGGGAGATTTCTAGCGGTAGCATCCAACCCGCGTTTTCCCCCGAGTTTTCCCCCGGAAGTCGGACGCTCCCCTTGAACTTCACCTGCGACAATTGCCAGAAGCGGTATTCCATTGCGGACGAAAAGGTCCGCGGCAAGACGGTCAAGGTCCGCTGCAAGAACTGCCAGAACGTCATCACCGTCGAGGGACCGTCCCTGCCCCTGGAGGAGAGCACCCGTGTGGTGTCTCTCGCTGACGTGGAGCGCATCCGCGCCCAGGAGCGCTCCCTCGTGGAGCCCGCGGCGAGCGAGCCCGTCGTGGCGGCCCCTGCCGTGGCCCGTGCCCCCGCCGCCGCCCTCCAGACGCCCTGGGACGACGAGCCGACCCGTGCGGTGCCCCTGAAGCCGGCGGGCTCGCCCTGGTTCGTCATGGTGCGCAACAAGCAGGAGGGGCCGCTGGACGAGGGCGCCCTCCGGGAGCTGGTGGCCACCGGAACCGTCAGTGGGCGGAGCTTCTTCTGGCAGCAGGGCATGGCGGACTGGAAGCGCGGCTCGGACATCCCCGAGCTGTCCGTCCTCTTCGCGGCGCCCCCCGCGCCCGAGCCGGCCCCGCCGCCGCCTCCCCCGGTGGAGGAGCCGCCCGCGGCCCCCTCGCCGTCCCGTGCGCGGGCAGCCCCGGCCCGCCGTGAGCCCGAGCCCCAGGCGTACACGCCGGAGCCCGAGGAGCCCGCGGCCCCCGAGCCCCAGCAGCAGGCGTGGGACCCGGAGCAGGACGAGCCGGAGCGGACCTTCTTCGAGGAGCCCGACCCGCGCGCCCAGCCTCAGGGACGGCGGGGCCAGGCCGCCGCGCCGGCCGCCAGCGCCGCGCCGCTCAATGACGACCTGTTCTCCGACCTGGACCTGCCCGGCAATCGGGGCGCCGGTGACGAGGATGACGGCCAGGGCCAGGGCCAGTACGAGGACCCGCTGGCCGCGCTGGGCGGTGGTGACGGGGACGAGCGTCAGCCCGTGGAGGACACCCGCCACTTCGCGGCGAAGTCGGGCGTGACGCGGCGCAACCCCGCGTGGAAGTACGCCGTCGCCGTGCTGCTGCTCCTCGTCGTCCCCCTCGGCGGCGCGTACGTGCTGTCGGAGACGCTGGGCGTGGTGCCCCTGCGCGTGAAGACGGTGGACCCCGAGGGCCACCCGGTGGAGCAGCCCATCTTCTCCGCCCGGGGCGTGGGCGCGCTGCGCGACAAGCTTCTGGGGCGTGAGCCGCCGGTGGCCCCGGCGCCGAAGCCCGCGGCCCCGCCCGCCGAAAAGCGTCCGGCCGCGCCCGCCCCGGAGCCGGAGTCCGCTCCCGCGCCGTCGGGCCAGGCCCCCACGGGCGCTGGCGCGCCGACGGGCGCCGCGCCGGCCCCGTCCGCCGAGCAGCTCCAGGCCGTCTACGCGGACTCGGAGAAGAAGGACGTGGGCCCCGACGTGCGCAAGGACGCGGAGGTGGCCGCGACGGACTCGGACGAGGTGGGTGGTCCCTCGGACGAGGAGGTGGAGCGCGTGGTGGACAAGGCGCAGGACGCGTTCCGCTCCTGCGTGGACAACGAGCTGCGGAAGAACCCGTCCTTCCGCGTGGGCAAGGTGACGCTCACCGCCACGGTGGGCAGCTCCGGCAAGGTGAAGGCCGCCACGCTCGACAAGAAGGACCTGAACCGCTCCCCCGTGGGCTCCTGCATCAAAGACCGCGCGAAGGGCATGGTGTTCTCCGCCTTCTCCGGTGACGACGTGGACCTCGAGATTCCGCTCGTCCTCTCCGGGACGATGTAGCCGGCCCCTTCCGTGAGCCCCCAGGGGTCGGAGCTGTCGCGGGCCGCGGGCGGCCGGCTGCCTCGCGCGGTGGTGCTGCTGGGGCTGGTCTCGCTGCTCACGGACGTGAGCAGCGAGATGATCTTCCCGTTGCTGCCCGCGTTCCTCGCGGCGCGCTTCCCCGCGGCGCCGCTGCTGCTGGGGGCCATGGAGGGGCTGTCGGACCTGGTGTCCGCGCTCCTCAAGTACCGCTCCGGCCTGTGGGCGGACCGGGCGCGCAGGCTCAAGCCGCTGGTGCTGATGGGCTACGGCGTGTCCTCGCTGGCGCGGCCGATGATGGCCTTCGTCACCCTCGCGTGGCAGCCGCTCCTCATCCGCTCGCTGGACCGCGTGGGCAAGGGCGTGCGCAGCAGCCCACGCGACGCCATCATCGCCCACTCGGTGCCCGAGGGCGCACGGGGGAGGGCCTTCGGCTTCCATCGGGGCATGGACCACGCGGGCGCGGCGCTGGGCGCGCTGGTGGCCATGGTGCTGGTGGCGCTGGGGCTGCGCGCGGAGCAGGTGTTCCTCGCGGCGGCGGTGCCGGGCTTCGTCGCGCTGTTGTGCATCCTCGTGGTGAAGGAGCCCGAGCGTGCGCCGGAGGCCCACGGCACGGGCGCGGCGCTGGTGCCGGTGCCCCGCCGGCTCGGGTACTACCTGGCGCCGGTGGTGCTCTTCGGCGTGGCCAACTCCACGGACGCCTTCCTCCTGCTGAAGCTCACCGAGGAGGGCGCGCCAGCGGCGCTGCTGCCCATGGCGTGGCTGCTGCTTCACGTGGTGAAGGCGGCCGTCTCGTACCCGGCGGGCTGGCTGGCGGACCGGCTGGGCTCGTCGCGCGTGGTGCTGGCGGGGTGGGGGCTGTACGCGCTCAGCTACGTGGCGCTGTCCCAGGTGCACGGCATCCCCGGCACGCTGGCCGTCATGGCCTTCTACGGGCTGTACCACGCGCTGGCGGAGGGGGCGGAGAAGTCGCTGCTCACCTCGCTGGTGCCGCCGGCTGCTCGGGGGCGTGCCTTCGGTCTCTACAACGGGCTCACGGGAGGGGCCTCGCTGGCCGCGGGCCTGCTGTTCGGCGCGGTGTGGACGCGGTGGGGCAGCGCGCCGGCCTTCCTCACCGCGGGCCTGCTGGCGGCGGTGAGCGCGGTGCTGCTGGCGGTGCTGCTGCCCCGGGCCCGCCCCGCCGTGACGGCGCCCCTGGCCTGAGTGGGCCTACAGGTCGAAGTCGCCGGACGGCGGCTTCTTCTTGCCCTGCTTCGCCCGCTCGCGGGCCTCGCGCACCTGGGCGCGCAGGGCCTCGGTGGCCTCGCGGTCCACGAGCAGCGTGTCCAAGTCCAACACATCCCCCTCGCGCACTCCTTCTGGCAGGTCAATCAGCGGGCGCGTCTGCTGGCGGCCCTCCACGACGAGCACGGCGACGTCGCCTTCGATGCGGTCCAGCGTGGCGCGGGTCATGCTCGGGGTCCTCTAGGGGTTGCAGTCCTTGGCCGGCCGACGGCCGCGCGAGGCCTCGTCGCGCGTCTTGAAGACGAGCAGGTTGGACTTCTTTATCTTCGCGGCGCCCCGGCAGAAGGGGCGGTGGAAGACGTCTGCCTTGCTGCTGGCGACGTACGTCTCCGACGCGCCCGCGCGCGACTCCGTGCTCCCGCGCGGCGGCCGCGTCTCCGAGCGGGAGGGCGGCGGCGACGCGTCCGCGGCTGGCAGGTCGTCGATGTCCACCACCTGTCCGTAGCGCGCCAGGTTCGTCGAGCCCCGGGAGCCCGGCGTCGTGCCGCGCACGGGCGGGGCATTCGCGGCGTCCGGCTTCGGTGCGTCCTGCTTCGGGGCCTGGGCGACGGGCGGGGTGTCGGTGTCTCCGAGCCCGTGGAACGTGTAGCGCGTGTCCTCCGGCACGCCGTCGGGCAGGCGCTGCGGGGTGACGACGAGCTGCTTCCCGTCGCTCACCACCTGCACCTCGCCCGCGTCATCGGTGTGGAACACCTGGGCGCCCACGGCCTTCAGCCGCGCCAGCGTGGCGGCCGCCGGTGTGCCGCCGGTGGAGATGACGGCGGCGCGGGGCCGCACGGCCTCCAGGAAGGCCTTCGTCGTCGGGCCGTCCGCGCCGTGCTCCGCGACCTTGAGCACCGTGGCCCTCATGGGCGTGCCGCGCGCCAGCAGGGACTCCTCCGTCTTCGCGTGCGCGTCCCCCGCGAAGAGCACCGCCGTGTCGCCGTACGTGAGGCGCAGGACGATGGAGTTGGCCTCCAGCGAGGCCTGGGGCACGTCCAGCAGCTTCTCGGTGGGGTGGCGCGGCCACAGCACGTTCAGCTCCACGCCCGGGCCCAGCGGCAGGCGCAGCGGCGCGTTGGGCGTGTTCTGGGGCGGCGCCGCGGAGACGAACTCCACGTCCATTCCCCCGAGGCGGGTGAGCAGGGCGTCGTAGTCGGGCGGCGTGGCCTCCAGCTGGGGCTCCATCAACTGCTTCGCGCCCACGCGCCGCAGCACCGCCTCCACTCCGCCGTGGTGGTCCGCGTGCGGGTGCGTGAGGATGACCAGGTCCAGCCGCTGCGTGAGCAGCTCCGGCAGGCGGTTGAGCAGGTGGTCGGCCGCGGAGGCGGGGCCCGCGTCCACCAGCACCGTGTGCCCTTCCGGCGACACGATGAGCGCCGCGTCCCCCTGGCCCACGTTGAAGAAGTAGACGTGCAGCTTCCCGTCCGGAGGTGAGCCGAAGTAGCGGCGCGCCTCGGCGGGACGGGGAACGGCGGCCGGCGGTGGAGGCGCGGGCGGCGGCGGCGGCTCCTGGCAGGCGGCCGCGGCCACCAGCACTCCCAGGAGGCAGAACAGGCGCGGGCTCATGGGTGGCAGTCCTCGGCGGGGCGGCGCTCGCGCAGGGCGGCGGCGCGACTGGAATAGACGGCGCGCTCCGACTTCGAGCGCTTCAGGGTGGCGCAGTCCTCGCGGTGGAACACCTTGCTGCCCTTCAGGCTGACGAAGGGCCCCGCCCCCTCCTCGTCCCGCGAGAGCGCCGGAGCGGACTCCACGGTGCTCCTCGACGCGACGGTGGCCGCGCCGCGCGCGCCGGGCTCGGGCTCCTTGTTCCGGGAGCCGCCGCGAGCGCGCCTCGTGCTGGGGAGGATGGGGCCGAGCGCCACGGGACCGGGCTTCACCCCGCCGGGCACCAACAGGGGCGCGGCGCGGCCCTTCGCGGAGCGCAGCGTGACGGTGTTGCCGTCGCTCACCGCCACCACCTCGCCGTCCTGGTCCGTGCGGAAGACGCGGGCGCCTGACGCATCCAGGCGCTGCAGCGCCTCCGCGGTGGGGTGCCCGTAGTCGTTGCCGG contains these protein-coding regions:
- a CDS encoding FYDLN acid domain-containing protein: MPAKDLGTKYVCYKCQTKFYDMKKPDPLCPKCGADQRESPALKPQPEGRRGRLAAAPKVIEPIEPEEPAAAGEEEEEELETFDDDEAAAEPEEEDI
- a CDS encoding AgmX/PglI C-terminal domain-containing protein; translation: MNFTCDNCQKRYSIADEKVRGKTVKVRCKNCQNVITVEGPSLPLEESTRVVSLADVERIRAQERSLVEPAASEPVVAAPAVARAPAAALQTPWDDEPTRAVPLKPAGSPWFVMVRNKQEGPLDEGALRELVATGTVSGRSFFWQQGMADWKRGSDIPELSVLFAAPPAPEPAPPPPPPVEEPPAAPSPSRARAAPARREPEPQAYTPEPEEPAAPEPQQQAWDPEQDEPERTFFEEPDPRAQPQGRRGQAAAPAASAAPLNDDLFSDLDLPGNRGAGDEDDGQGQGQYEDPLAALGGGDGDERQPVEDTRHFAAKSGVTRRNPAWKYAVAVLLLLVVPLGGAYVLSETLGVVPLRVKTVDPEGHPVEQPIFSARGVGALRDKLLGREPPVAPAPKPAAPPAEKRPAAPAPEPESAPAPSGQAPTGAGAPTGAAPAPSAEQLQAVYADSEKKDVGPDVRKDAEVAATDSDEVGGPSDEEVERVVDKAQDAFRSCVDNELRKNPSFRVGKVTLTATVGSSGKVKAATLDKKDLNRSPVGSCIKDRAKGMVFSAFSGDDVDLEIPLVLSGTM
- a CDS encoding MFS transporter, yielding MSPQGSELSRAAGGRLPRAVVLLGLVSLLTDVSSEMIFPLLPAFLAARFPAAPLLLGAMEGLSDLVSALLKYRSGLWADRARRLKPLVLMGYGVSSLARPMMAFVTLAWQPLLIRSLDRVGKGVRSSPRDAIIAHSVPEGARGRAFGFHRGMDHAGAALGALVAMVLVALGLRAEQVFLAAAVPGFVALLCILVVKEPERAPEAHGTGAALVPVPRRLGYYLAPVVLFGVANSTDAFLLLKLTEEGAPAALLPMAWLLLHVVKAAVSYPAGWLADRLGSSRVVLAGWGLYALSYVALSQVHGIPGTLAVMAFYGLYHALAEGAEKSLLTSLVPPAARGRAFGLYNGLTGGASLAAGLLFGAVWTRWGSAPAFLTAGLLAAVSAVLLAVLLPRARPAVTAPLA
- a CDS encoding DUF3006 domain-containing protein produces the protein MTRATLDRIEGDVAVLVVEGRQQTRPLIDLPEGVREGDVLDLDTLLVDREATEALRAQVREARERAKQGKKKPPSGDFDL
- a CDS encoding MBL fold metallo-hydrolase codes for the protein MSPRLFCLLGVLVAAAACQEPPPPPAPPPPAAVPRPAEARRYFGSPPDGKLHVYFFNVGQGDAALIVSPEGHTVLVDAGPASAADHLLNRLPELLTQRLDLVILTHPHADHHGGVEAVLRRVGAKQLMEPQLEATPPDYDALLTRLGGMDVEFVSAAPPQNTPNAPLRLPLGPGVELNVLWPRHPTEKLLDVPQASLEANSIVLRLTYGDTAVLFAGDAHAKTEESLLARGTPMRATVLKVAEHGADGPTTKAFLEAVRPRAAVISTGGTPAAATLARLKAVGAQVFHTDDAGEVQVVSDGKQLVVTPQRLPDGVPEDTRYTFHGLGDTDTPPVAQAPKQDAPKPDAANAPPVRGTTPGSRGSTNLARYGQVVDIDDLPAADASPPPSRSETRPPRGSTESRAGASETYVASSKADVFHRPFCRGAAKIKKSNLLVFKTRDEASRGRRPAKDCNP